A genomic window from Brevibacillus agri includes:
- a CDS encoding SDR family oxidoreductase → MNGQLLQGKTALVTGAGSGMGKAIAKLFAAEGANVILADLNEEAALQVVAELPEGSGHAVQADVADDESVAALVRETLDVYGAPDVLVNCAGVPQAFTPIEELTLAQWDRIMSVNTKSIYLTTRHAVPHMKAKNKGSIINIASIAGIRARPGLNAYCASKGAAIMLSKALAIELAPHHIRVNVINPGPAETPMLGKFINGDEAEVEAGKKDIFISSVPLGELIQPEDIAQAALYLASDLSKIVTGEVMNVDGGRGI, encoded by the coding sequence ATGAACGGACAACTGCTGCAAGGAAAAACCGCGCTGGTAACAGGTGCCGGGTCAGGGATGGGAAAAGCGATCGCCAAGCTGTTTGCCGCAGAAGGAGCCAATGTCATCCTCGCTGATCTAAACGAAGAAGCCGCTTTGCAGGTGGTCGCCGAATTGCCGGAAGGAAGCGGGCACGCGGTGCAAGCCGATGTAGCTGACGATGAGAGCGTAGCCGCGCTCGTCCGGGAAACGCTCGATGTCTACGGAGCGCCCGATGTGCTGGTCAATTGCGCCGGAGTGCCACAGGCGTTCACCCCTATCGAGGAGCTGACGCTCGCCCAATGGGATCGGATCATGTCCGTCAATACCAAATCGATCTATTTGACAACCAGGCATGCGGTTCCGCATATGAAAGCGAAAAACAAAGGAAGCATCATCAACATCGCCTCGATTGCCGGGATTCGCGCGCGGCCTGGCCTCAACGCCTACTGCGCCTCCAAAGGAGCGGCGATCATGCTGAGCAAGGCTTTGGCGATCGAGCTGGCCCCTCATCACATCCGGGTCAATGTCATCAATCCGGGCCCGGCCGAGACGCCGATGCTGGGCAAATTCATCAACGGGGACGAAGCAGAGGTAGAAGCCGGGAAAAAAGATATTTTCATCAGTAGCGTTCCGCTGGGGGAGCTGATTCAGCCGGAGGATATCGCGCAAGCCGCCCTGTACCTGGCATCTGATCTGTCGAAAATCGTGACGGGCGAGGTCATGAATGTGGACGGTGGAAGAGGAATCTAG
- a CDS encoding methyl-accepting chemotaxis protein, with translation MESSLKKKLIVVMCLLLIVSLGTVCGASYYSSSQLLSSSLDKEAELTASNLSIRIDSFFQEKIGIVETIGEMISADNNFDHDLKLIQEAQKKNPEFETFFFSYDLSGKKVINFKGEETNPSDRPHFQEAGRGEGKIIVSEPVVSQRTGNYIVTIIVPLMKDNRQYGYVGSTIPINEIQKTVSEEKFGHSGYAFLVSKKGTYIWHPNSEVILKQSVLDSNIPELKTAFEATAQGGRGVIQYEEGQAAQFASYASTRLNWGVFITAPAKDLHAPVNELSIKLLAISLVVLAVGIVFVYWLSVRLVRPIQRLNQAVNVVAQGNLTETVTVAGKDEIAVLSRDFNQTVSHLKGLIEGVSQSSEQVLRFTHEVSAGIEHATENVNRIGTSINQIASGAEAQATSSKDVALSMNDMAAGIVKIAETSAHVSEAAREASDQAEQGAAVVEQAVRQMGSIGEGTTRAAEAIERLNSRSKEIEGILDTISQLTSQINLLALNASIEAARAGEHGRGFAVVAGEVKNLAHQSEESAAKIAALIGEIQQDTRHAVEVMNTGNREAQEGISMIEEVRDIFAHILESSRNVAAHILEVSAASEEMSAGSEQVSASVDEMYNIAKLASEDAQKVVEATAEQLQAIQDIARSVEQLNTVTEELQQGVGKFTL, from the coding sequence ATGGAATCCAGTTTGAAGAAAAAGCTGATCGTCGTCATGTGCCTGCTCTTGATTGTCAGCTTGGGTACGGTCTGCGGTGCCAGCTACTACAGCTCGTCGCAGTTGCTGTCGTCCAGCCTGGACAAAGAAGCGGAACTTACGGCCAGCAATCTTTCCATCAGAATCGACAGCTTTTTCCAAGAAAAAATCGGAATTGTTGAAACGATCGGAGAGATGATTTCCGCCGACAACAATTTCGACCATGACTTGAAGCTGATTCAGGAGGCGCAGAAGAAAAACCCCGAGTTTGAGACGTTTTTCTTTTCCTATGACCTGAGCGGCAAAAAAGTCATCAACTTCAAGGGCGAGGAGACGAACCCGTCTGATCGTCCGCATTTTCAGGAGGCAGGACGAGGCGAGGGGAAAATCATCGTTTCCGAGCCGGTCGTGTCGCAGCGGACAGGCAACTACATCGTGACGATCATCGTTCCGCTGATGAAGGACAATCGCCAATACGGCTATGTCGGTTCGACCATTCCGATCAACGAGATTCAGAAGACGGTTTCCGAGGAGAAGTTCGGACATAGTGGCTATGCCTTTTTGGTGAGCAAAAAAGGAACGTATATTTGGCATCCGAACAGCGAAGTCATTTTGAAGCAGTCGGTGCTCGACAGCAATATTCCTGAGTTGAAAACCGCCTTTGAAGCAACGGCACAAGGCGGCCGCGGAGTCATTCAATACGAAGAGGGACAAGCGGCGCAATTCGCCTCCTACGCTTCGACCAGATTGAACTGGGGAGTGTTCATCACTGCTCCGGCCAAAGACCTGCACGCTCCGGTCAACGAACTGTCGATCAAGCTACTGGCTATTTCCTTGGTCGTTCTGGCGGTGGGCATCGTCTTCGTGTACTGGCTGTCGGTTCGTTTGGTTCGACCGATCCAGCGTCTGAACCAGGCCGTCAATGTCGTCGCCCAGGGCAATCTCACAGAGACGGTCACGGTGGCCGGAAAAGATGAGATCGCAGTGCTTTCCCGCGACTTCAACCAGACCGTCTCGCACTTGAAAGGCTTGATCGAAGGCGTGTCGCAATCGTCGGAGCAGGTGCTGCGCTTTACGCATGAAGTGTCGGCAGGAATTGAACACGCGACCGAAAACGTAAACCGGATCGGGACGTCAATCAACCAGATTGCCAGCGGGGCCGAGGCACAGGCTACCAGCTCCAAGGACGTCGCCTTGTCCATGAATGACATGGCGGCGGGGATTGTGAAAATTGCAGAGACATCCGCGCATGTGTCCGAAGCGGCGCGCGAGGCATCGGATCAGGCCGAGCAAGGCGCAGCAGTCGTCGAGCAGGCCGTCCGGCAAATGGGCAGCATCGGAGAGGGCACGACCAGAGCGGCTGAAGCCATTGAGCGCTTGAACAGCCGATCCAAGGAGATCGAAGGGATTCTCGATACGATCAGCCAGTTAACCTCGCAAATCAACCTGCTTGCGCTCAACGCGTCGATTGAGGCAGCGCGGGCTGGCGAGCACGGCCGCGGCTTTGCCGTCGTGGCGGGAGAAGTGAAAAATCTGGCGCATCAATCCGAGGAGTCGGCTGCGAAAATCGCGGCGCTGATCGGGGAAATCCAGCAGGATACCCGCCACGCGGTAGAAGTGATGAACACCGGCAATCGCGAGGCGCAGGAAGGCATTTCGATGATCGAAGAGGTGCGGGATATTTTCGCGCATATTTTGGAATCGTCGCGCAATGTTGCCGCCCATATTTTGGAGGTGTCGGCGGCATCGGAGGAAATGTCTGCAGGCTCTGAGCAGGTGAGCGCCTCGGTCGACGAAATGTACAACATTGCCAAGCTTGCCTCGGAAGACGCGCAGAAGGTCGTGGAGGCCACGGCCGAACAGTTGCAAGCCATTCAGGACATTGCCCGTTCGGTCGAGCAGTTGAACACGGTCACGGAGGAGTTGCAGCAGGGCGTAGGCAAGTTCACCTTGTAA
- a CDS encoding TRAP transporter substrate-binding protein translates to MSRKKWSFVLSGIMSVSLLLAACGGGGGQQAAQPSGQGGGQPAAQTGAPSSDGQSYVFKAGHSLTEDHPYHLALKKMAEDVDKRSNGKVKIEVYPLSQLGAERELTEALTFGTADMSITSTAPVTNFYAKLGVLDLPFLFESREQAYKVLDGKVGEEMLKNLESANLVGLAWAENGFRHITNGTKDIKKPEDVSGMKIRTQENPIHLAAFETLGAKPTPMAWTEALTALQQGVVDAQENPAIVAQTYKLYDSKQTHMSLTGHVYSAAMILFSKPVWDKLPADVQQLIAEEAKKAGQYERELMIKMEEEAIANLKTKGVVVTEDVDKQAFREAMKPVYDKFSDQFGKELVDEIVNTK, encoded by the coding sequence ATGTCTCGAAAGAAGTGGAGTTTCGTGCTATCTGGCATCATGTCTGTTTCGTTATTACTGGCGGCATGCGGAGGCGGAGGCGGTCAACAGGCCGCCCAGCCTTCCGGACAAGGCGGGGGACAGCCAGCCGCGCAAACGGGAGCGCCGTCGAGCGACGGGCAAAGCTATGTCTTCAAGGCGGGGCACTCCTTGACCGAAGACCACCCGTACCATCTGGCGCTGAAAAAGATGGCCGAGGATGTAGACAAGCGTTCGAACGGAAAAGTGAAAATCGAGGTGTATCCATTGAGCCAACTCGGGGCCGAGCGGGAGCTGACAGAGGCACTGACGTTTGGAACGGCAGATATGTCGATTACGTCAACCGCGCCTGTCACGAATTTTTATGCCAAGCTGGGCGTGCTCGACCTGCCTTTCCTGTTTGAGAGCCGCGAGCAAGCGTACAAGGTGCTCGATGGAAAAGTCGGAGAAGAGATGCTGAAAAACTTGGAAAGCGCCAACCTCGTTGGCCTGGCTTGGGCTGAAAACGGTTTCCGCCACATCACGAACGGAACGAAAGACATCAAGAAGCCGGAGGACGTCTCCGGCATGAAGATTCGTACCCAGGAAAATCCGATTCACCTCGCTGCCTTCGAGACGCTGGGCGCCAAGCCCACGCCGATGGCATGGACAGAGGCGTTGACCGCTTTGCAGCAAGGAGTGGTAGACGCGCAGGAAAATCCGGCGATCGTCGCACAGACCTACAAGCTGTACGATTCGAAGCAAACGCACATGTCGCTGACCGGGCACGTGTACTCCGCGGCGATGATTTTGTTCAGCAAGCCGGTGTGGGACAAACTTCCCGCAGACGTTCAGCAACTGATTGCGGAAGAAGCGAAAAAAGCCGGGCAGTACGAGCGTGAGCTGATGATTAAGATGGAGGAAGAAGCGATTGCCAACCTCAAGACAAAAGGGGTTGTCGTGACAGAGGACGTCGACAAGCAGGCTTTCCGCGAGGCCATGAAGCCTGTGTACGACAAGTTTTCCGACCAGTTTGGCAAAGAGCTGGTGGATGAAATCGTCAACACGAAATAA
- a CDS encoding GrpB family protein: protein MEVISYLKYPDKKFDRFPPENELGTFFFDIDSDELTLINDIRVGIRGFILMKCDNTLILNSQLYGWVDALWITLLEIVEKLIKFGYGSKLIGSINKRIIVESLSENALCLTVTANQEITHRAFIPSQEEFIHAVIDGSSLFFGRIKEQLRTDSYDDVIQFINCLKGNMKNFSPVEKYYHYPQSNLKVNDLLYNYSTDWMKMFDKEREYLESIITEPGVVIQHIGSTTMQAVSSRPIVDILIGTQTSLSAEMVYDDLKHDYFSTEDFPGPMPIFYLTKATPKEVYYNVFITTINSSFWESVLNFRDLINSNDQLAKQFNEMKISASNISYAKYQTQKNQFITSILKHNG from the coding sequence ATGGAGGTAATTTCCTATCTCAAATATCCGGATAAAAAATTTGACAGATTCCCACCGGAAAATGAACTTGGGACATTCTTTTTTGATATTGATTCTGATGAGCTTACCCTTATTAACGATATAAGGGTGGGTATTAGAGGCTTCATTTTGATGAAATGTGACAATACTCTAATTTTGAACTCCCAACTATACGGCTGGGTCGATGCCTTATGGATTACATTACTTGAGATCGTTGAAAAACTTATTAAATTTGGATACGGTAGTAAGCTAATCGGTTCGATTAATAAAAGAATCATTGTGGAATCACTCTCTGAGAATGCATTATGCTTAACAGTTACTGCTAATCAAGAGATTACTCACCGAGCTTTTATTCCTTCCCAGGAAGAATTTATTCATGCAGTAATTGATGGTTCCAGCCTGTTCTTTGGTAGAATTAAAGAACAATTGCGCACCGATTCCTACGATGATGTCATCCAATTCATTAACTGCTTAAAAGGCAATATGAAAAATTTTTCTCCTGTCGAAAAGTATTACCATTATCCTCAAAGCAATCTAAAGGTAAATGACCTCTTATACAATTATTCTACCGATTGGATGAAAATGTTTGATAAGGAACGGGAATATTTGGAAAGTATCATTACTGAACCGGGTGTAGTAATTCAACATATTGGAAGCACTACTATGCAAGCTGTATCTTCTCGCCCAATTGTTGACATACTCATTGGAACTCAAACATCCCTATCAGCAGAAATGGTTTATGACGACCTGAAACATGACTACTTCAGTACAGAAGATTTCCCAGGCCCAATGCCTATATTCTACTTAACAAAAGCTACACCCAAAGAGGTCTATTATAATGTCTTTATCACCACAATAAATAGTTCATTTTGGGAGTCTGTATTAAATTTTAGAGATCTGATTAATTCAAACGATCAATTAGCCAAACAATTTAATGAAATGAAAATTAGTGCTAGTAATATTAGCTATGCAAAATATCAAACGCAAAAAAATCAATTTATTACGAGTATACTAAAACATAATGGATAA
- a CDS encoding TRAP transporter small permease — translation MSNLISKLNSALRLVIIALLAVMVVAVFLQVLFRFFLDQPLAWTEELARYLLIWITFLGSAYAMAIKAHIGTEYIQKHLSPFMNKVVLIVAALCSLFFFLVMVQQGYLLSARSMVQKSPTLLIPMGYVYMVIPISGVLLIMNVIHVTWKDITGKE, via the coding sequence GTGAGCAATCTCATATCCAAACTAAACAGCGCTCTGCGTCTAGTCATTATTGCCTTGCTGGCCGTTATGGTCGTCGCCGTCTTCCTGCAAGTCCTTTTCCGCTTTTTCCTTGACCAGCCGCTGGCCTGGACAGAGGAGCTGGCGCGCTATCTTTTGATCTGGATTACTTTTCTCGGCTCCGCTTATGCCATGGCGATCAAGGCCCATATCGGTACCGAATACATCCAAAAGCATTTGTCGCCATTCATGAATAAGGTCGTGTTGATCGTGGCGGCTCTGTGCAGCCTTTTCTTTTTTCTCGTGATGGTTCAGCAAGGCTATCTGCTGTCTGCCAGAAGCATGGTTCAAAAATCACCCACCCTGCTCATTCCCATGGGCTATGTCTACATGGTGATACCTATCAGCGGTGTTCTGCTCATCATGAACGTGATTCATGTGACATGGAAAGACATTACCGGGAAGGAGTGA
- a CDS encoding DEAD/DEAH box helicase has protein sequence MTTFYDFGLHHSVVRALGNMGFEEATAIQEQTVPVALQGRDLIGQAQTGTGKTAAFGIPLVERLDENNGNIQGVVLTPTRELAVQVAEEINKIAQFKNISALPIYGGQDITRQIKALKKRPQIIVATPGRFMDHMRRRTIRLDAIEIVVLDEADEMLNMGFIDDIKEILQEVPDNRQTLLFSATMPRAIQEIAQQFMTEPALISVKPKEVTVPNIEQQYMEVAEKQKFDVLCRLLDIHSPELAIIFGRTKRRVDELSEALTKRGYGAEGIHGDLNQAKRDSVLRKFKEGTIEVLVATDVAARGLDISGVTHVFNFDIPQDSESYVHRIGRTGRAGKTGLAITFVTSREIDHLRLIERATNRRMERRSVPTMAEALEGQQRLTVEKILEASGREDLSAYKTLAEQLLEDIDSVTLVSAALKLLTKEPDMTPVRLTEEAPLRVGKKKTFPKGKGGYGSGSGFGGKRPPRPRSGEFRPRSGDSRPRGGESRSRSSESAGRPYNKQR, from the coding sequence TTGACTACATTTTATGATTTTGGTTTGCATCATTCTGTTGTAAGAGCGCTTGGCAATATGGGATTCGAAGAGGCGACTGCGATTCAGGAGCAAACCGTTCCTGTTGCTCTGCAAGGCCGGGACTTGATCGGACAGGCGCAAACAGGTACAGGGAAAACGGCTGCATTCGGGATTCCGCTGGTGGAACGCCTCGATGAAAACAACGGCAACATTCAAGGGGTTGTCCTGACGCCGACTCGCGAGCTGGCTGTGCAGGTAGCAGAAGAAATCAACAAGATCGCCCAGTTCAAAAACATTTCCGCGCTGCCGATCTACGGCGGTCAAGACATTACCCGCCAGATCAAGGCGCTGAAAAAGCGTCCGCAAATCATCGTGGCAACGCCGGGCCGTTTTATGGACCATATGCGCAGAAGAACCATCCGCCTCGACGCGATCGAGATCGTCGTCCTGGACGAAGCGGATGAAATGCTGAACATGGGCTTCATTGATGACATCAAGGAAATTTTGCAAGAAGTGCCTGACAACCGTCAAACGTTGCTGTTCTCTGCGACTATGCCGAGAGCGATTCAGGAAATCGCGCAGCAGTTCATGACAGAGCCGGCACTGATTTCCGTCAAGCCGAAGGAAGTCACCGTTCCAAACATCGAACAGCAATATATGGAAGTTGCCGAAAAGCAAAAATTCGACGTGCTCTGCCGCTTGCTCGATATTCACTCGCCTGAGCTGGCGATTATTTTCGGGCGCACCAAGCGTCGTGTAGATGAGCTGTCGGAAGCGCTGACCAAGCGCGGCTACGGCGCTGAAGGAATCCACGGCGATTTGAACCAGGCAAAACGCGACAGCGTGCTGCGCAAGTTCAAGGAAGGCACGATCGAGGTGCTGGTGGCGACGGACGTTGCTGCCCGCGGTCTGGATATCAGCGGCGTAACGCACGTATTCAACTTCGACATTCCGCAAGACTCCGAGAGCTACGTTCATCGCATCGGCCGTACGGGCCGTGCCGGGAAAACAGGTCTGGCGATCACGTTTGTCACTTCCCGCGAAATCGACCATCTGCGTCTGATCGAGCGCGCGACAAACCGCCGCATGGAGCGCCGCTCGGTGCCGACGATGGCAGAAGCGTTGGAAGGCCAGCAGCGTTTGACCGTGGAGAAAATTTTGGAGGCGTCCGGCCGCGAAGACTTGAGCGCCTACAAAACATTGGCGGAGCAATTGCTGGAGGATATTGATTCTGTGACGCTCGTGTCTGCTGCCCTCAAGCTGCTGACCAAAGAGCCGGATATGACTCCGGTTCGCCTGACCGAAGAAGCGCCTCTGCGCGTAGGCAAGAAAAAGACGTTCCCGAAAGGAAAAGGCGGATACGGCTCTGGCTCCGGCTTCGGCGGCAAACGCCCACCTCGCCCGCGCAGCGGCGAGTTCCGTCCTCGCAGTGGCGATTCCCGCCCGCGCGGCGGCGAGTCCCGCTCCCGCAGCAGCGAGTCGGCAGGAAGACCGTATAACAAGCAGCGGTAA
- a CDS encoding FAD-binding oxidoreductase, with protein sequence MDYQQQLVSLLGEDRVTTNPTVLVHHSHDESYHTPHLPDVVVFPQTAAEVSAILKLANEKRIAVTPFGLGTSLEGHAIPYAGGISMDFSLMNQVLEVRPQDFLVRVQPGVTRTQLNRELKKHGLFFSVDPGADATLGGMAATNASGTTSVRYGVMRDQVRDLEVVLADGRIIHTGSMTAKSSSGYHLTGMFVGSEGTLGVFTELTLRVYGIPEVTMAARASFPTVQDAVDTVVDILGAGIQVARIELVDERSIRQVNLYKETSYPENPTLFIEFHGSEQSLAHDIEFAQTIATEHGCTQFLFETDSKARAVLWDARHNLAYAFVHKSPGKKMMVTDVCVPFSELAGAVVDARQAIDRSGLDGAVLGHVGDGNYHAIVMIDVHDPEEMARAEALNAHLVEYALGRGGTCTGEHGVGVGKVKYQRKEHGAALDVMRSMKQVLDPNGILNPGKIFDK encoded by the coding sequence GTGGACTATCAACAGCAATTAGTGAGTCTGCTAGGAGAAGACAGGGTGACGACCAACCCGACCGTTCTTGTGCACCACAGCCATGACGAATCGTATCACACGCCGCATTTGCCGGACGTAGTCGTGTTTCCGCAGACGGCGGCAGAGGTCAGCGCAATCCTGAAGCTGGCCAATGAAAAGCGGATTGCGGTGACGCCGTTTGGACTGGGGACCAGCCTGGAAGGGCACGCGATTCCGTACGCGGGTGGCATCAGCATGGACTTTTCGCTGATGAACCAGGTGCTGGAGGTGCGGCCGCAAGATTTTCTCGTGCGGGTGCAGCCAGGCGTGACGCGCACCCAGCTAAATCGCGAGCTGAAAAAGCACGGCTTGTTTTTTTCCGTGGACCCTGGGGCTGACGCGACGCTGGGCGGCATGGCGGCCACCAATGCGAGCGGAACGACCTCGGTACGCTACGGAGTGATGCGCGATCAGGTTCGCGATCTGGAAGTGGTGCTGGCCGATGGCCGTATCATCCATACGGGCAGCATGACAGCCAAGTCTTCGTCCGGGTATCACCTGACCGGAATGTTCGTCGGCTCGGAAGGGACATTGGGTGTGTTCACCGAGCTGACGCTGCGCGTGTACGGGATTCCGGAGGTGACGATGGCAGCGCGGGCCAGCTTCCCGACAGTTCAGGACGCGGTAGATACTGTCGTCGATATTCTCGGAGCCGGGATTCAGGTGGCGCGGATCGAACTGGTTGACGAGCGCTCCATTCGCCAGGTGAATTTGTACAAAGAGACGAGCTACCCGGAAAACCCGACGCTTTTTATCGAGTTTCACGGCAGCGAGCAGAGCTTGGCGCACGACATCGAGTTTGCCCAGACGATCGCGACCGAGCACGGCTGCACGCAGTTTTTGTTCGAGACCGATTCCAAGGCGCGGGCTGTGCTCTGGGATGCCCGCCACAATCTGGCCTACGCCTTCGTGCATAAGTCGCCAGGGAAAAAGATGATGGTGACAGACGTATGCGTGCCGTTTTCCGAACTGGCCGGAGCAGTGGTCGACGCCCGACAGGCTATTGACCGCTCGGGTCTGGACGGAGCCGTACTAGGGCATGTGGGCGACGGAAACTACCACGCGATTGTGATGATAGACGTCCATGATCCCGAGGAAATGGCGCGCGCCGAGGCGCTGAATGCGCATCTGGTAGAGTACGCGCTCGGCAGAGGCGGGACGTGCACCGGAGAGCACGGCGTCGGAGTCGGCAAGGTCAAATACCAGCGCAAGGAGCACGGAGCGGCGCTGGACGTGATGCGGTCGATGAAGCAAGTCCTCGATCCGAACGGCATTTTGAACCCGGGAAAAATATTCGACAAATAA
- a CDS encoding TRAP transporter large permease, producing the protein MGTILFLTLLVLLIINVPIAVALGLSVVVAFIVEGNIPLLVVIQKMFNGTDSFPLMAIPFFLLAGKLMETGGISARLIRFANTIVGNLPGGLAIVAVLGCTFFAAISGSSAATTAAVGGILIPHMVKKGYDVRFSSALHAAGGTIGVMIPPSVPMVLYGVAASTSINDLFIAGIGPGILVAISLIIYAYWVSKKQGWGGGEKHSAKEIWQAFKDAILAILMPVIILGGIYGGVFTSTEAAVVAVVYGLVVGLFVYREIKWRDLGEIFNSAASMTAVIMLIIATANAFGFLMTRENIPQEIAQFMLGITDSTIITLLIINILLLILGTFMETAVTIILLTPILLPIIHTLGIDPVLFGVIMVVNSAIGMLTPPVGINLLVAGNIAKLSNTEIEKAAIPFLILLCVDLMLITYIPEISLFLVNLSK; encoded by the coding sequence GTGGGCACGATATTGTTTTTGACGCTGCTTGTGCTTTTAATCATTAACGTCCCGATTGCGGTTGCGTTGGGGCTGTCGGTAGTCGTGGCCTTTATAGTCGAAGGTAATATTCCGCTTTTGGTCGTCATTCAAAAAATGTTTAACGGAACTGATTCGTTCCCGCTCATGGCGATTCCGTTTTTTCTGCTGGCGGGCAAGCTGATGGAAACGGGCGGGATCTCGGCAAGGCTGATTCGCTTTGCCAATACGATCGTCGGCAATTTGCCCGGCGGACTGGCTATCGTGGCGGTTCTCGGGTGCACCTTTTTCGCCGCGATCTCGGGCTCGTCGGCTGCGACGACGGCTGCTGTAGGGGGCATTCTGATTCCGCACATGGTTAAAAAAGGGTACGATGTGCGCTTTTCCTCGGCGCTGCACGCAGCAGGCGGAACGATTGGCGTCATGATTCCTCCCAGCGTGCCGATGGTGCTGTACGGAGTGGCAGCGAGCACGTCGATTAACGATCTGTTCATCGCGGGCATCGGCCCGGGCATTCTTGTCGCGATCTCGCTCATCATCTACGCGTACTGGGTCAGCAAAAAGCAGGGCTGGGGCGGCGGTGAAAAGCATTCGGCAAAAGAAATCTGGCAGGCGTTCAAAGATGCGATTTTGGCGATTCTCATGCCAGTCATTATTCTGGGCGGGATTTACGGCGGCGTCTTTACATCGACGGAAGCTGCGGTCGTGGCGGTCGTGTACGGGCTTGTCGTCGGCCTGTTCGTTTACCGGGAAATCAAGTGGCGGGACCTGGGCGAAATTTTCAACAGCGCAGCCAGCATGACGGCTGTCATCATGCTGATTATTGCGACCGCCAACGCGTTCGGGTTTTTGATGACGAGAGAAAACATTCCCCAGGAGATCGCGCAGTTCATGCTGGGGATTACGGATAGCACGATCATTACGCTGTTGATTATCAATATACTGCTCCTGATTCTCGGTACGTTCATGGAGACGGCAGTGACCATCATTCTCCTGACCCCGATTCTGTTGCCGATCATTCACACACTGGGGATTGATCCCGTCCTGTTCGGCGTTATCATGGTCGTCAACTCGGCCATTGGCATGTTGACTCCTCCGGTCGGAATTAATCTGTTGGTAGCGGGAAATATTGCCAAGCTGTCGAATACAGAAATTGAGAAGGCAGCCATTCCGTTTCTGATCCTGTTGTGTGTAGATTTGATGCTGATTACGTACATTCCGGAAATCAGCCTGTTCCTCGTCAATCTGAGCAAGTAG
- a CDS encoding transporter substrate-binding domain-containing protein, with protein sequence MKKWTKRMMASALAATMLMTGTGAFAATTGAQTGQTAAVEAVKKQENKQFESRLDEIIARGYILVGTPGDYKPFTYLNPKTNEFEGYDIDAMKEFAKSLGVEARFVQTSWPTLMDDLLANKFDIAVGGVTRNTDRQKKAHMGDPYIEFGKAPLIRVQDKDKYKSLEDINKKEVRIGVNPGGTNEQFVRDHLKNATVTVVQNNLDIPGLVANGTYDVMITDTIEAMVYSKADSRLYAALTDKPFTRSEKAYMIPRGDFIFASYLDVWMDEMKLQGKFDELFHKWVK encoded by the coding sequence ATGAAAAAGTGGACAAAAAGAATGATGGCGAGCGCGCTCGCTGCAACGATGCTGATGACTGGAACCGGAGCGTTTGCTGCTACTACAGGCGCGCAAACCGGGCAGACCGCAGCAGTGGAAGCGGTCAAAAAACAGGAAAACAAACAGTTTGAGTCCCGCCTCGACGAGATTATCGCACGGGGATACATTCTCGTGGGCACACCGGGCGACTACAAGCCGTTCACATATTTGAACCCGAAAACGAACGAATTTGAAGGCTACGACATCGACGCGATGAAAGAGTTTGCGAAAAGCCTTGGAGTAGAAGCGCGCTTCGTGCAAACCTCCTGGCCGACGCTGATGGACGATCTGCTGGCGAACAAATTTGACATCGCGGTCGGCGGCGTGACCCGCAACACCGATCGCCAGAAAAAAGCGCACATGGGCGATCCGTACATCGAGTTCGGAAAAGCTCCGCTGATTCGCGTGCAGGACAAGGACAAGTACAAAAGCCTGGAAGACATCAATAAAAAAGAAGTGCGCATTGGCGTGAATCCGGGCGGTACCAACGAACAGTTCGTGCGCGACCATTTGAAAAACGCTACCGTTACTGTCGTGCAAAACAACCTGGACATCCCTGGCCTTGTCGCCAACGGCACATACGATGTGATGATTACCGACACGATCGAAGCCATGGTGTATTCCAAAGCCGATTCCCGCCTGTACGCGGCTCTGACGGACAAGCCGTTTACCCGCAGCGAAAAAGCGTACATGATTCCGCGCGGCGACTTTATTTTCGCCAGCTATCTCGATGTCTGGATGGACGAAATGAAGCTGCAAGGGAAATTCGACGAGCTGTTCCATAAATGGGTAAAATAA